In Ferribacterium limneticum, a genomic segment contains:
- a CDS encoding PA4780 family RIO1-like protein kinase, with the protein MKTPKRLTTLVEEGLVDEVLGQLMSGKEATVYIVRCGEHIRCAKVYKDAKQRSFRKATSYQEGRKVKNSRQARAMEKGSRYGRQMQEEVWQNAEVDALYRLAAAGVRVPQPYICFDGVLLMDLVVDADGGAAPRLNDVALSEAVALEFHAMLVNQVVRMLCAGIIHGDLSEYNILVDANGPVIIDLPQAIDAAANSTAAEMLERDVNNLRSYFSTFAPSLADSQYGKEIWALYESGSLQPDQVLTGHVEIDESLADVDAVLMQIEEAIKEDEIRRMCQ; encoded by the coding sequence ATGAAAACCCCGAAAAGACTCACCACCCTCGTTGAAGAAGGCCTTGTAGACGAGGTGCTCGGGCAGTTGATGAGCGGCAAGGAAGCGACCGTCTATATCGTCCGCTGTGGCGAGCATATTCGTTGCGCCAAGGTTTACAAGGATGCCAAACAGCGCAGCTTCCGCAAGGCGACCTCCTATCAGGAAGGGCGCAAGGTCAAGAACAGCCGGCAGGCGCGGGCCATGGAAAAAGGTAGCCGCTACGGGCGCCAGATGCAGGAGGAAGTCTGGCAGAACGCCGAGGTCGATGCGCTGTATCGGCTGGCCGCCGCCGGGGTGCGCGTGCCGCAGCCCTACATCTGCTTTGACGGCGTGTTGCTCATGGATCTGGTGGTTGATGCCGATGGCGGCGCGGCGCCGCGGCTGAACGATGTCGCCCTGAGCGAAGCGGTGGCACTGGAGTTTCACGCCATGCTGGTCAATCAGGTGGTGCGCATGCTGTGCGCCGGGATCATTCACGGCGATCTGTCGGAATACAACATCCTCGTCGATGCAAACGGTCCGGTCATCATCGACCTGCCGCAAGCCATCGATGCCGCGGCCAACAGCACGGCGGCCGAAATGCTGGAACGCGACGTCAACAATCTGCGCAGCTATTTCAGTACCTTTGCCCCCTCACTCGCCGACAGCCAGTACGGTAAGGAAATCTGGGCGCTGTACGAAAGCGGTTCGCTCCAGCCGGACCAGGTTTTGACGGGTCATGTTGAAATCGACGAAAGCCTTGCCGATGTCGATGCCGTGCTGATGCAAATTGAAGAAGCGATCAAGGAAGACGAGATTCGTCGCATGTGCCAGTAA
- a CDS encoding lipoprotein yields the protein MKRIIAGLLVAITLSGCFPIFVPVGHHGGHHGHHGHYGHRR from the coding sequence ATGAAAAGAATTATTGCCGGCCTACTCGTCGCGATTACGCTCAGCGGTTGCTTCCCGATATTCGTCCCGGTTGGCCATCATGGCGGCCACCACGGTCACCATGGCCATTACGGCCACCGCAGGTAA
- a CDS encoding zinc ribbon domain-containing protein, whose protein sequence is MSKALRLSEKWFRFGLWIVAFVFASFLIGLGGTIVENLPKVEHHVTLDDFIDQQAAAPLRAELKAMQEKRQIAQDAHDQAQLKHNGARANSAAARDTFNNWLATRHATKRLEQDAELIERTQGLDELKILERKALSDVERQQQSLLDARQAEDRAQRDLRELEREASTKLVSEQRSQELRVFLYRLTLTLPLLAVAGWLFAKKRQSTWWPFVWGFIYFALFAFFVELVPYLPSYGGYVRYAVGIIITVLVGRYAIIALNRYLEKQKQAEAMPDVERRKELSYDTALARLAKKVCPGCERPVDLANTAIDYCPHCGICLFDHCGRCQERKSAFAHFCHACGAAAQGGAG, encoded by the coding sequence ATGAGCAAGGCGCTGCGTCTGTCGGAAAAGTGGTTCCGTTTTGGTTTATGGATCGTCGCCTTTGTTTTCGCCAGCTTCCTGATCGGGCTGGGCGGGACGATTGTCGAGAACCTGCCGAAGGTTGAGCACCACGTTACGCTCGATGATTTCATCGACCAGCAGGCAGCGGCGCCGCTGCGCGCCGAACTCAAGGCGATGCAGGAGAAACGCCAGATCGCCCAAGATGCCCACGATCAGGCGCAGCTCAAGCACAACGGCGCCCGCGCCAACTCGGCCGCGGCGCGTGACACCTTCAACAACTGGCTGGCGACGCGCCATGCCACCAAGCGCCTGGAGCAGGACGCCGAGCTGATTGAACGCACGCAGGGGCTTGATGAGCTGAAGATTCTTGAGCGCAAGGCGCTGTCCGATGTCGAGCGCCAGCAGCAGAGCCTGCTTGACGCCCGTCAGGCCGAGGACCGGGCGCAGCGCGACCTGCGCGAACTGGAGCGGGAGGCGTCGACCAAACTGGTTTCCGAGCAGCGCAGCCAGGAGTTGCGCGTCTTCCTTTATCGCCTGACGCTGACCCTGCCGCTGCTCGCCGTCGCCGGCTGGCTGTTCGCCAAAAAGCGCCAGAGCACGTGGTGGCCGTTTGTCTGGGGCTTCATCTATTTCGCGCTATTCGCCTTCTTCGTCGAGCTCGTGCCCTACCTGCCGAGTTACGGCGGCTATGTGCGCTACGCGGTAGGTATCATCATCACCGTGCTCGTCGGGCGTTACGCCATCATTGCGCTGAACAGATACCTCGAAAAACAGAAGCAGGCCGAGGCGATGCCCGATGTCGAGCGCCGCAAGGAACTGAGCTACGACACGGCGCTCGCCCGGCTGGCCAAGAAAGTCTGCCCGGGCTGCGAGCGGCCGGTCGATCTGGCCAATACCGCCATTGATTACTGCCCGCATTGCGGCATCTGCCTGTTCGACCATTGTGGTCGCTGCCAGGAACGCAAGAGTGCCTTCGCTCATTTCTGCCACGCCTGCGGAGCGGCGGCTCAGGGTGGCGCCGGCTGA
- a CDS encoding GIY-YIG nuclease family protein — translation MHNAASIRPVAQIFRGQAIDLPEEPGVYAFWWLSPKAELMAGNRNIVLKGPKEQPVDVEYRDWWPANLQYPCLYIGKSTNIKKRFSLHIKRGSPGRLHEAHPLNIKAKPCTTSCQLRFGVEHIFPDEQNPLDVIFQSVGFSFNTDFPENAIAERFFEEDRLVGIWRPWFNVDSER, via the coding sequence ATGCACAATGCCGCATCGATTCGCCCAGTAGCACAGATATTTCGCGGCCAAGCCATCGACTTGCCGGAAGAGCCTGGCGTGTATGCTTTCTGGTGGCTATCACCAAAAGCCGAATTGATGGCAGGAAACAGAAATATCGTCCTCAAAGGCCCAAAAGAGCAACCGGTTGACGTCGAGTACAGAGACTGGTGGCCGGCTAACCTCCAGTACCCATGCCTATACATAGGCAAGTCCACGAACATCAAGAAGCGCTTTTCTTTACATATTAAGCGCGGCTCTCCAGGCCGTCTGCATGAGGCGCACCCATTAAATATCAAGGCAAAGCCATGCACTACGTCATGTCAGTTGCGCTTTGGAGTCGAACACATATTTCCCGACGAGCAGAATCCGCTGGATGTGATATTCCAATCAGTCGGTTTCTCGTTCAATACAGACTTCCCAGAAAATGCAATCGCTGAACGTTTCTTTGAGGAAGACCGTTTGGTTGGCATTTGGCGACCATGGTTCAATGTTGATTCTGAACGCTAA
- a CDS encoding DUF808 domain-containing protein: MAGASLLVLIDDIATILDDVAVLTKVAAKKTAGVLGDDLALNAQQVAGVAAERELPVVWAVCVGSLKNKLILVPAALAISAFIPWAVTPLLMIGGIYLCLEGVEKLAHPWLHSEAEDAAHHAEELAAVADETVDMAAFEAEKIKGAIRTDFVLSAEIIVIALGTVATQPFTTQLTVLAGIGLIMTIGVYGIVAGIVKMDDVGAWLLLKGRGFMKVIGKGLLLAAPKLMKTLTIVGTAAMFLVGGGILSHGIPAVHHGIEHVAEMSGMMSSVVSMSLDAVVGVVAGAVALLGMLAFTAVRGKFKGVQA, encoded by the coding sequence GTGGCCGGCGCCAGCCTGCTCGTCCTCATCGACGACATTGCCACCATCCTTGATGACGTGGCCGTATTGACCAAGGTGGCAGCCAAGAAAACGGCCGGCGTGCTGGGGGACGATCTGGCGCTCAATGCGCAACAGGTCGCCGGTGTCGCAGCCGAGCGCGAATTGCCGGTGGTCTGGGCCGTCTGCGTCGGCTCCCTGAAAAACAAGCTGATTCTCGTGCCGGCGGCGCTGGCGATCAGCGCCTTCATCCCGTGGGCCGTGACGCCCTTGCTCATGATCGGCGGAATTTACCTGTGCCTCGAGGGTGTCGAAAAGCTGGCCCACCCGTGGCTGCACAGCGAAGCGGAAGACGCCGCGCACCATGCCGAGGAATTGGCCGCGGTAGCCGATGAAACGGTCGATATGGCGGCTTTCGAGGCGGAAAAGATCAAGGGCGCCATCCGCACCGATTTCGTGCTGTCGGCCGAAATCATCGTCATCGCGCTGGGCACCGTCGCCACCCAGCCCTTCACCACGCAATTGACCGTGCTGGCCGGCATCGGGCTGATCATGACCATCGGTGTTTATGGCATCGTCGCCGGCATCGTCAAGATGGACGACGTCGGCGCCTGGCTGCTGCTCAAGGGGCGCGGCTTCATGAAAGTCATCGGCAAGGGGCTGCTGCTGGCGGCGCCGAAACTCATGAAGACGCTGACCATTGTCGGCACGGCCGCGATGTTCCTGGTCGGCGGCGGTATTTTGTCGCACGGTATTCCGGCGGTGCATCACGGCATCGAGCACGTGGCTGAAATGAGCGGGATGATGAGCAGTGTCGTTTCAATGTCGCTCGATGCGGTCGTTGGCGTCGTGGCCGGTGCCGTGGCCTTGCTCGGCATGCTGGCGTTTACGGCCGTGCGCGGCAAATTCAAGGGAGTTCAGGCATGA
- the parE gene encoding DNA topoisomerase IV subunit B, with protein MSEYSASSIRVLKDLEPVKERPGMYTRTTCPTHIVQEVIDNAADEALAGYAKKISVAIRADGVIEVSDNGRGIPVEIHPEEGRPAVELVFCKLHAGGKFNKKDAGNAYRFSGGLHGVGVSVTNALSIRLEVEIKRGGGVHHIAFGAGFVTEPLSRIGDCGQRNTGTTVRIQPDPKYFDSPKINLAQLEHLLRSKAVLMPNVTVELDIEGQEKKVWCYENGMADYLNEMMVGTPVAPIFVGEKHVESANGFAVGEGATFAMAWFEEGGGKPESYVNLIPTLDGGTHEAGLKAGVFEAVKTFAEHHAILPAKVKLAQEDVCGRMTYLLSAKVLDPQFQGQTKEKLTSRDAYKLVTQMVRDPFELWLNSHADFGKKIAELAVKAAQNRMKSTQKVEKKKSSGIATLPGKLTDCESDDIARNEVFLVEGDSAGGSAKQGRDKETQAVLPLRGKVLNTWEVDRDQLFKNNEVHDISVAVGVDPHGIEQIDTVDVSGLRYGRIIVMSDADVDGSHIQVLLFTLFLKHFPALVERGHIHVAQPPLFRVDVEARGHTRKVYCLDEAEKEQTLTKLRDEGVSENKITVSRFKGLGEMNPDQLWETTLCPDTRRLVPFQASRETIKQMTATFTLLMGKGEAAGRRAWMEKDGGLVEADV; from the coding sequence ATGTCTGAATACTCCGCCTCCTCCATCCGTGTCCTGAAAGACCTTGAACCCGTCAAGGAACGTCCCGGGATGTACACCAGGACGACCTGCCCGACCCACATCGTTCAGGAAGTCATCGACAACGCCGCCGACGAAGCGCTGGCCGGTTACGCCAAGAAAATTTCGGTCGCCATCCGCGCCGATGGCGTTATCGAAGTCAGCGACAACGGCCGCGGCATCCCGGTCGAAATCCATCCGGAAGAAGGCCGGCCGGCCGTCGAACTGGTTTTTTGCAAGCTGCACGCCGGCGGCAAGTTCAACAAGAAGGACGCTGGTAACGCCTACCGCTTCTCGGGCGGCCTGCACGGCGTCGGCGTTTCGGTTACCAATGCGCTGTCGATCCGCCTCGAAGTCGAGATCAAGCGTGGCGGCGGCGTGCATCACATCGCCTTCGGCGCCGGTTTCGTCACCGAACCGCTGAGCCGGATCGGCGACTGCGGCCAGCGCAACACCGGTACGACAGTGCGCATTCAGCCCGACCCGAAGTATTTCGATTCGCCCAAGATCAATCTGGCCCAACTTGAGCATTTGCTGCGCTCGAAGGCCGTGCTGATGCCCAACGTCACGGTCGAACTGGACATCGAAGGCCAGGAAAAGAAAGTCTGGTGCTACGAGAACGGCATGGCCGACTACCTCAACGAAATGATGGTGGGCACGCCGGTGGCACCGATTTTCGTCGGCGAAAAACATGTTGAAAGTGCCAACGGTTTCGCCGTCGGCGAAGGCGCCACCTTTGCCATGGCCTGGTTCGAGGAAGGCGGCGGCAAGCCAGAAAGCTACGTCAACCTTATCCCGACGCTCGATGGCGGCACCCATGAAGCCGGACTGAAGGCCGGAGTGTTCGAGGCGGTCAAGACTTTCGCCGAACACCATGCCATCCTGCCCGCCAAGGTCAAACTGGCGCAGGAAGACGTCTGCGGCCGCATGACCTACCTGCTCTCGGCCAAGGTCCTTGACCCGCAGTTCCAGGGCCAGACCAAGGAAAAGCTGACCAGCCGCGACGCCTACAAGCTGGTCACCCAGATGGTGCGCGACCCGTTCGAACTGTGGCTCAACAGCCACGCCGATTTCGGCAAAAAGATCGCCGAACTGGCCGTCAAGGCGGCGCAGAACCGCATGAAATCGACGCAGAAGGTCGAGAAAAAGAAATCGTCGGGCATTGCCACGCTGCCCGGCAAGCTGACCGACTGCGAATCCGACGACATCGCCCGCAACGAAGTCTTCCTCGTCGAGGGGGACTCCGCAGGCGGCTCGGCCAAGCAAGGCCGCGACAAGGAAACCCAGGCCGTGCTGCCACTGCGCGGCAAGGTGCTCAACACCTGGGAAGTCGACCGCGACCAGTTATTCAAGAACAACGAAGTGCACGACATTTCTGTGGCGGTCGGCGTCGACCCGCACGGCATCGAGCAGATCGACACGGTCGATGTCTCCGGCCTGCGTTACGGCCGCATCATCGTCATGTCCGACGCCGACGTCGATGGCTCGCACATCCAGGTCCTGCTGTTCACACTGTTCCTCAAACACTTCCCGGCCCTGGTCGAGCGCGGCCACATCCACGTCGCCCAGCCGCCGCTCTTCCGCGTCGACGTCGAAGCCCGCGGCCATACGCGCAAGGTCTATTGCCTCGACGAAGCGGAAAAGGAACAGACGCTGACCAAGCTGCGCGACGAAGGCGTCTCCGAAAACAAGATCACCGTCTCCCGCTTCAAGGGTCTCGGCGAAATGAATCCCGACCAGCTTTGGGAAACCACGCTGTGCCCGGACACCCGCCGCCTCGTCCCCTTCCAGGCCAGCCGCGAAACCATCAAGCAAATGACCGCCACCTTCACGCTGCTCATGGGCAAGGGCGAAGCCGCCGGCCGCCGGGCGTGGATGGAAAAGGATGGCGGGCTGGTTGAGGCTGACGTTTGA